The genomic region GTAGTTCCAGGTGACGATGCGCTGACCCCGCTTGTCGAGTCCGGTGAACTTCTCGCCGAGGCCGACGAAGTGCTCGTCGGGACGGGCCGCGAAGGTCTCGTGGTAGGCCAGCACCCCGCCGTCCGGGCCGAGGGACCTGCCGAAGGGCAGCACCCGCAGTTTGAGGCTGATGTCGGACTCGTCCGTGTTCTGCTCGGTCAGCAGCGTTCCGGTCGCGTCGTGGAACCGTATCCGCCACGGGTCGAAGTCGATGGTCGCGCTGACCGCGCCGGCCTGGAGCCAGGCACCGTCGGCGCCGATCTCGACCCGGGCCCCGGCATGGTGGCCCGGAGTCACCAGCCGGGTCGCCGCGGCCGAGCGCGTCACCGTCTCGGCGGTGGGGGCCAGCCGGACCCGGATGACGCCCTCCCCGGCGGCCCTGACGTCGATGAGCAGGTGGTCGCCGGTCGACATCAGCGCTCGCAGCCGCAGGCCTTCCCGATCGTGGGAGACCGGCTCGGCGGAGAGGACCCGACTGGGTCCCTCGTCTCCCGGAGCGAGGAGCGGGAGGTCACGGGGGTCGGCGACGTGGGTGATCCAGGGGGCGAGCGGTTGACGGTAGGGCATGCGGGTCCTCCTCAGGAAGTGGTGATGCCGTGCAGGGCGTCGTGGATGGTCAGGAGTTCGGCGTAGCGTCCGCCGCGTGCGAGCAGTGCCGTGTGGTCGCCCGCCTCGATCACCGCTCCCGCCTCCATGACCAGGATCAGGTCCGCTTCCCGGACCGTGGAGAGACGGTGCGAGACGATCAGGGTCACGGTGCCGCAGGCCTCGGCGAACCGCCGGGACATCGCCAAGTGGCGTCGGAAGACCGCCTGTTCGGTGGGGGCGTCCAAGGCGGCGGTCGGCTCGTCGAGGATCACCAGCAGGGGCGCGGTGCGCATGGCCGCCCGGGCCAGTGCCACACGCTGCCACTGGCCCTCGGACAGGTCGACGCCGCCGAGCTCCCGTCCCAGCGGGCTGTCCAGTCCGTCGGGCAGCCCGTCCGCCACGACCAGGGCGTCACCGTCGGCCAGCGCCCGGTGCAGGGCGTCGGGGTCGCTGCTCCGGCCGAGGTCGCCTATCCCGACGGCCTCACGGAGCGTCGTCTGGTAGCGCCCGAAGTCCTGGAAGGCGACGGACAGGCGTTCGCTCCACGAGGACGGGGCGAAGTCGCGCAGGTCGGTGCCGTCCACGGTGATCCGCCCCCGCTCCGGGGGGTACAGCCCGCACAGCAGTTTGACCAGCGAGGACTTGCCCGAGCCGTACTCGCCCACGACGGCCACCGTCGCGCCCGCGGGCAGGTGGGCCGACACCGAGTCGACCGCGGCCCTGGTCGACTCCGGGTAGCGGAAGGTTACCTCGTCGAGGGTTATCCCCTTCCTGAGCAGGTCCGGCGGGCGCAGGTGCGCTGACGCCGGCGCCGGCGCGTGTTCCGCGCTGTAGCGGAGCAGCCAGAGGCAGGGCTCCAGTGCCTCGGCGCCGTTGACGACGTTGCTGACGCCCTCGACAGTCAGCTCCACCTGACGCCGCAACTGCCCCGCGAGGGTTATCGCCAGCAGCAGGTCGCCGGCAGAGCAGGCGCCCGAGGCGGCCAGGTGGGCCGTGTAGGCCAGGCAGCCGGCGTAGGCCGCGGTGAAGACCAGCCAGCCGGCGGACGTCAGGACCGCCGCGCGCCGTCGGACCCGCTGCCGGATCTCGGTCGCCGTGCGCCACTGGTCGGCGCGCAGGGACAGCAGCCGGGGCGCCGCGCCGCAGATCATGATCTCCTTGGCCGAGCCAGGTGAGGTGAGGAGCCCGAAGAGGTCCTCCTCCAGACGGGTGCTCTCGGCGGTCGCCAGCATCGACGCCCGGATCGCCTTCTGCGTGTGGCGGTTCACCAGGAGCGGGACCGGTGTGAAGAGGATCAGCACAAGCAGGACCGGGTCGACCTGTGCCAGCAGGAAGACGCTGCCGACCAGGCTGGCCAGGCTGCCGATCGACTCCAGCGGGAGCCAGGCGGCCGCCACCAGGGTCGGACCGCTGCCCAGGGTCAGCGCGACCCGGTCCAGGTACACGGGCCGCTCCAGGTGGTCCAGATGGGGCAGGCCGGCCACGGCCCCGATGATCTCGCGCTCGAGGTCCATCCCGATCTGCTCGCTCAGGTTCCCGCGCAACGCGTGCCTGGTGTTGATCCCGGCGTTGACGATGAGAAGGCATCCGGCAGCACCGGCCGCCGCGGCCAGGACGTGGGCGGCGCTCCGCTGCCCGGTGCCCTCCACCAGGGCGCGCACGCTCATCGCGAGGACGGCGACGGCGACGCTCTCGGCGGCGATCAGCGCGGTCAGCAGAGCGCTCGTGCCGGGGGCGGAGCGCCAGCAGCGGCTGAGCAGGAGCTTCCAGAAGGCGATCCTGGCGTTCACAGGGCCTCCTCCTGCCCGGCGAAGAGTTCCGCGTAGACGCCGTCTGCGGCGAGGAGTTGTGCGTGCGTCCCGGTCTCGACCACCCTGCCGTCGGCGAGGCAGGCGATCCGGTCGGCCTGTTGCACCGTGGAGAGCCGGTGCGAGATCAGCACCACGCTGACGTCCGGCAACCCGTGGACCACTCTGCGGAACACCTCCAGTTCGGTGCGGATGTCGAGATGGGCGGTGGGTTCGTCCAGGACCAGGATTCGCGCGCCGCGCTGGACCGCGTGCATGGCGCGGGTGAGGGCGATGTGCTGCCACTGGCCTCCGGACAGGTCGACCCCCGCGGTGTACTTGGACGACAACGGGGTGTTCCAGCCGGCGGGCAGACGCTGGATCAGTTCCGTGCTGCCGGCCGCCCGGGCCGCGTCGGCCAACGCGGCCTGACCGGGCGCCTCCGAGCACGCGCCCAGGGTGACGTTGTCGACGACGCTCAACGGGTACTTGACGAAGTCCTGGAAGACCGCGGCGAGCCCGCGCCACCAGTCGGCGGGGGCCAGGGCCGCGATGTCGACGCCGTCCGCGGTGATCCGGCCGTCCGTCGGCCGGTACAGCCCGGCGAGCAGTTTGGTCAGGGTGGTCTTGCCGGCTCCGTTGCGGCCCACGAGGGCCAGCACCTCGCCCGGACGGATCTCCAGGTCGCATTCCTCCAGCACCGGCCGGTCCGCACCCGGGTAACGGAAGCCGACTCCTTCGAACCGCACCAGTGGAGCGCGGCCGGGGGCGTCCGGCCCCGGTGCGGCCGCCGTCGGCGAGGTCGGTGCCGTCGGGGTGCGCGGGCTCCGGCCGGCTGCCAGGCGCGCGCCCAGCCGGTCCAGTGCGGCGGTGCCCGAGGCTCCGCCGGCCACCACGACGGTGTCGTGGTCCGAAGCCGCGAGGGACAGCAGACCGATGACCGCGGCGAGCATCGCCCCCAGGTCGCCCGGGTCGACGTGCCCGCGCATCGCCCCGAGTCCGAGCGCGGAGAGTCCGGCGAGCGCGGACAGGGCCAGCAGCGCGAAGGCGGTCCACTGCCGCCAGTTGAGTTCGGAGCCCCGGCGCCAGACGGGCTCGACCCGGCTCCGGAAGCTCTCCTGCCAGTGGTCGCTCACCCATTCCCGCAGCCCGAAGACCCGTGTCTCCTTGGCTGCGCCAGGGGCGATCACCTGTTCCCGCCAGTAGCGTTCCCGGCGGGCCGCCGCGGCGCCGTTCGCCGACACCTCGGCGACGGCCATCGTGTTGCGGCTGAGGACGCCACGGGTGCCGAGGACCGCGAGCAGCATGAGCAGCAGCAGCCATGGGGAGTACCGGACGAGCACGGCCGCGCAGGCCGCCGCCTGGAGGCTCCGGAAGAGCAGCCTCAGCTGCGACACCGCGGCCTGCCCCGGCGTGCTCTCGGTCCAGTTGGTGGGAGGACGGGCGGAGGCGAGCAGCAGGTCGTCGCGCACGGCCGGCTCCTCCAGCAGCGTGATCCCCGAGGCCCCGGTGACCAGTTCGGCCACGCGCGCGCGTTGGGCGCCGTCGATCCGGCGCGCGGCGAGGACCCGCAGCGCCGAACCGGACACATCGGCGGCCTGGCCGACGAGGAGCGTCCCGGCGAGGAGGGCCAGGGGGGCGACCCAACTCCCTGAGTGGGCGGTTGAGCCGGTCACCGAGCGGATGAGCACGCCAGTGGCGATCGCGGCCACGGCCGGCTGCAGCGCCTGGACCAGGAACAGCAGCGCCAGCACGGTGACGGTGACCGCTCCGGCGGGCCGCAGCGCACGCAGGAGCCGCACCCGGCTTCGCACCAGGGTGGTGACGGGCATGGTTTGGACCGACCTTTGCGTCATGGGACGAGGAGCCCCCAGAGGAGTAGGGCGTTGAGACCGGTGATCAGCAGGGTGATCAGTGCCAGCACAGTCGTCGTGGCGGGGTGGTTCACCAGTTCGGCCATGACGTCGCGCCGAGCGCTGAACCACAGCAGCGGCAGCAGGGCGAACGGCACCCCGAAACAGAGCACCACCTGTGACCAGACGAGGGCCTGGGTCGGATCCACCCCGGCCGCGAGCACGCCGAGTGCGGGGACGAGCGTCACCGCTCTGCGCAGCGGGCGGGGCACGGAACGGCGCAGGAAGCCCGACATGACCGTCTGCCCGGTGTAGGTGCCCACGGCGGAGGCGGCGAGGCCGGAGGCCAGCAGGGCGAGCGCGAACATCAGCGCGGACGCGCCGCCCGCTCGGACGGCCACGGCCGCGTGGATCCCGACCAGGTCCTGCAGCACCCGCCCGGGCAACAGCTGTGCGGCGATGAGCAGTATCACCGTGTTGAGCAGCGTGGCGGCACTGAGGGCGACGGCCGTGTCCACCCGGGTTCCGCGCAGCATCCGCCGCCGCGCCGCTCGGGACGCGGCGCCGGGGCACAGGTCCCGACGGTGCTCGGCGCTGAGACTCGAGTGCAGATAGAGCGTGTGCGGCATGACGGTCGCTCCGACGATCCCCGCGGCGAGAACCAGGCTTTCCGGTCCGGCGAAGCCCGGTGCCAGGCCGGCGCCCAATGAGTCGACGGAGACGCCGGCTCCGGCCAGGTCGTAGAGGAGGGCGACGGCGATCAGCACGAGCAGTCCCGCCACGGCCGATTCGAAGCGCCGGACCCCCCTCGTCTCCAGGGCGAGGACGCCGATCGCGACCGCTCCCGTGATGAGCCCGCCCACCACCAGGCGGACGCCGACCAAGAGGTGCAGCGCCAGCGCACCGCCCACCACCTCGGCGAGCTCGGTGGCCACGAGCACCACCTCCATGAGCCCCCATAGCACGAGCCGCACCAGCCGGGGCAGGTGCAGCCGGCAGAGCTCGGCGAGGCCGTGCCCGGTGGCCATCCCGAGTTTGGCGGTGACCGTCTGCACCAGCACGGCCATGGCGCCGGCCGCGCAGACGACCCACAGCAGCCGGTAGCCGTAGGCGGACCCGGCGGCCATGCCGGTGGCGAAGTTGCCCGGATCGACGTAGGCGCTGGCGGCGACGAACGCCGGTCCGAGCATCGTCCTGGCGTTCGCGGTACGTCCGCCGGGCGCAGAAGTGGACAGCATGGTTCCCTCCAGCAGCTGACGGAAATGGGATTCGGCCGCCGACCGGGAGAGGGCGAAAGCGAGCATGCAGGCCCTGGGGCGGCATGTCAAGAAAGCGGCGATTGGCAGGAGAGTGCCGCCGCGCGTGGCTGCCAATGATTTCCCTGGCCGATTCCGGGGACCTGCTGAATCATCGGTGGAGGGATTCGGCCGAAGGGCTTCTATCGACTGCAGGAATGCTTCTCCGCCACGATGCAGAGGATTGCTATGACACAAATGGGATACCGGGTGCTCGAAGAGCGGCCCGTGCCGCCCGCACCCCAGGACGACGCCGAGACGGTCAGGACCGCGGTGAACGCCCTGGTCACGCTCTGGGACCCGGGCGCCCGACTGAGTGCTCCGATGTGGCGGCGCACCGAGCGGCTGGGCCGCCGGGTCCTGGCGCAGCTGGAGCGGGCCCTGCCGGAGGCCGAACGGGCCCCCGCGCTGGACCGGCTGCGGGAGGCGCCGCTGGACCGGGGGGCGCAGCACCGCCTGTCACACCTGGTCGAACAGGCGCTCGCCGCACCGGAGACGGACACGGACGGACTCCGCGCCGCGGCGGCGGAGTTCCGCGGCAGGAGCCGGATCGTGCTGGACACCGGCGCCCGCCACGACTCGAGTCCTGAGGCGCCCGGCCCGGACGGCTCTTCCGGCGGTTCCTGGGAGGTGACCGTCGTGCTCGACTTCCGTGACGTCTCGTCGGCCGACCGCCTGCGGAAC from Kitasatospora azatica KCTC 9699 harbors:
- a CDS encoding ABC transporter ATP-binding protein, with protein sequence MNARIAFWKLLLSRCWRSAPGTSALLTALIAAESVAVAVLAMSVRALVEGTGQRSAAHVLAAAAGAAGCLLIVNAGINTRHALRGNLSEQIGMDLEREIIGAVAGLPHLDHLERPVYLDRVALTLGSGPTLVAAAWLPLESIGSLASLVGSVFLLAQVDPVLLVLILFTPVPLLVNRHTQKAIRASMLATAESTRLEEDLFGLLTSPGSAKEIMICGAAPRLLSLRADQWRTATEIRQRVRRRAAVLTSAGWLVFTAAYAGCLAYTAHLAASGACSAGDLLLAITLAGQLRRQVELTVEGVSNVVNGAEALEPCLWLLRYSAEHAPAPASAHLRPPDLLRKGITLDEVTFRYPESTRAAVDSVSAHLPAGATVAVVGEYGSGKSSLVKLLCGLYPPERGRITVDGTDLRDFAPSSWSERLSVAFQDFGRYQTTLREAVGIGDLGRSSDPDALHRALADGDALVVADGLPDGLDSPLGRELGGVDLSEGQWQRVALARAAMRTAPLLVILDEPTAALDAPTEQAVFRRHLAMSRRFAEACGTVTLIVSHRLSTVREADLILVMEAGAVIEAGDHTALLARGGRYAELLTIHDALHGITTS
- a CDS encoding ATP-binding cassette domain-containing protein, giving the protein MPVTTLVRSRVRLLRALRPAGAVTVTVLALLFLVQALQPAVAAIATGVLIRSVTGSTAHSGSWVAPLALLAGTLLVGQAADVSGSALRVLAARRIDGAQRARVAELVTGASGITLLEEPAVRDDLLLASARPPTNWTESTPGQAAVSQLRLLFRSLQAAACAAVLVRYSPWLLLLMLLAVLGTRGVLSRNTMAVAEVSANGAAAARRERYWREQVIAPGAAKETRVFGLREWVSDHWQESFRSRVEPVWRRGSELNWRQWTAFALLALSALAGLSALGLGAMRGHVDPGDLGAMLAAVIGLLSLAASDHDTVVVAGGASGTAALDRLGARLAAGRSPRTPTAPTSPTAAAPGPDAPGRAPLVRFEGVGFRYPGADRPVLEECDLEIRPGEVLALVGRNGAGKTTLTKLLAGLYRPTDGRITADGVDIAALAPADWWRGLAAVFQDFVKYPLSVVDNVTLGACSEAPGQAALADAARAAGSTELIQRLPAGWNTPLSSKYTAGVDLSGGQWQHIALTRAMHAVQRGARILVLDEPTAHLDIRTELEVFRRVVHGLPDVSVVLISHRLSTVQQADRIACLADGRVVETGTHAQLLAADGVYAELFAGQEEAL
- a CDS encoding Nramp family divalent metal transporter translates to MLSTSAPGGRTANARTMLGPAFVAASAYVDPGNFATGMAAGSAYGYRLLWVVCAAGAMAVLVQTVTAKLGMATGHGLAELCRLHLPRLVRLVLWGLMEVVLVATELAEVVGGALALHLLVGVRLVVGGLITGAVAIGVLALETRGVRRFESAVAGLLVLIAVALLYDLAGAGVSVDSLGAGLAPGFAGPESLVLAAGIVGATVMPHTLYLHSSLSAEHRRDLCPGAASRAARRRMLRGTRVDTAVALSAATLLNTVILLIAAQLLPGRVLQDLVGIHAAVAVRAGGASALMFALALLASGLAASAVGTYTGQTVMSGFLRRSVPRPLRRAVTLVPALGVLAAGVDPTQALVWSQVVLCFGVPFALLPLLWFSARRDVMAELVNHPATTTVLALITLLITGLNALLLWGLLVP